The Triticum dicoccoides isolate Atlit2015 ecotype Zavitan chromosome 6A, WEW_v2.0, whole genome shotgun sequence genome has a window encoding:
- the LOC119317418 gene encoding lysophospholipid acyltransferase 1-like has protein sequence MGLEMEPMAAAIGVSVPVLRFLLCFAATIPTGLLWRAVPSATGRHLYAGLSGAALSYLSFGATSNLLFVGPMALGYLAMLLCRRRAGLVTFLGAFGFLIACHVYYMSGDAWKEGGIDATGALMVLTLKVISCSMNYSDGLLKEEEGLRDAQKKYRLAKLPSLVEYFGYCLCCGSHFAGPVYEMKDYLEWTERKGIWAGSTPSPLLPTLRALVQAGICMGLYLYLSPMFPLSRFSEPLYYEWGFWHRLFFQYMSGFTARWKYYFIWSVSEAAIIISGLGFTGWSDSSPPKPKWDRAINVDILGVELAGSAAQLPLKWNIQVSTWLRYYVYERLIQKGKKPGFLQLLGTQTVSAIWHGLYPGYMFFFVQSALMINGSKVIYRWQQAVSNPGLRTILSLLNCAYTMMVLNYSCIGFQVLSFQETLASYKSVYYVGTIVPILCVLLGYVVKPTRPVKPKARKAE, from the exons aTGGGGCTCGAGATGGAGCCGATGGCGGCGGCGATCGGCGTCTCGGTGCCCGTGCTCCGCTTCCTGCTCTGCTTCGCGGCCACCATACCGACGGGCCTCCTCTGGCGCGCGGTGCCGAGCGCCACGGGGCGGCACCTCTACGCGGGGCTCAGCGGCGCCGCGCTCTCCTACCTGTCCTTCGGGGCCACCTCCAACCTCCTCTTCGTCGGGCCCATGGCGCTCGGTTACCTCGCCATGCTCCTCTGCCGTCGCCGAGCTGGCCTCGTCACCTTCCTCGGCGCATTCGGCTTCCTCATCGCATG TCATGTCTACTACATGAGTGGGGACGCGTGGAAGGAGGGAGGCATCGACGCAACTG GTGCTTTGATGGTTTTAACGTTGAAAGTCATTTCATGCTCAATGAACTACAGTGACGGTCTCTTGAAGGAAGAAGAGGGTCTACGTGATGCTCAGAAGAAGTATCGCTTGGCTAAGTTGCCTTCTCTAGTCGAATATTTTGGTTACTGCCTCTGCTGTGGCAGCCACTTTGCTGGACCAGTATATGAGATGAAAGATTATCTTGAATGGACTGAAAGGAAAGGA ATATGGGCCGGCTCAACTCCTTCACCATTATTACCTACTCTGCGTGCTCTAGTTCAGGCTGGAATATGCATGGGGTTATATTTGTATCTGTCACCTATGTTTCCGCTTTCACGATTTAGTGAACCTCTATATTATGAATGGGGTTTCTGGCACCGGCTCTTCTTTCAATACATGTCAGGATTTACTGCTCGATGGAAATACTACTTTATATGGTCAGTCTCAGAAGCTGCAATTATTATATCTGGCCTGGGTTTCACTGGTTGGTCTGATTCTTCTCCCCCAAAACCCAAATGGGACCGTGCTATAAATGTTGATATTCTGGGCGTCGAGCTAGCTGGAAGTGCAGCTCAATTGCCACTTAAGTGGAATATTCAAGTGAGCACATGGCTAAGATACT ATGTGTATGAGAGGTTAATTCAGAAAGGGAAGAAGCCTGGTTTCCTTCAGTTGTTGGGTACACAGACAGTCAGTGCTATCTGGCAT GGACTGTATCCAGGATATATGTTTTTCTTTGTTCAGTCAGCGTTGATGATAAATGGTTCAAAAG TTATATACAGATGGCAACAAGCTGTGAGCAATCCAGGCCTCCGCACTATCCTGTCTTTACTAAATTGTGCATACACCATGATGGTGCTTAACTACTCATGCATTGGCTTCCAG GTACTGAGCTTCCAGGAGACCTTAGCATCCTACAAGAGCGTGTATTATGTCGGCACAATCGTTCCTATTCTATGTGTCTTGCTGGGCTATGTCGTCAAGCCCACGAGACctgtgaagccgaaggctcgcaagGCAGAATGA